The window AGGCGCGGCTGCCGCGGGCGACGGCGTTCACGGTCGAGGTGCCCGCGGGACTGAAGGCGCTCGACGGCTCGGTTCTCCGCGCGCCGTACCGGTTCACGTTCAACACCGCGCGGCCGGAGATCACCGACATATCGCCTTCCACCGGCTTTCCGTGGCTCGCGCCCGACCAGACGTTCCGCGTCTCGGCGAACCAGCCGCTGCGCGACCTTGCACGGCACGCCCGCCTTCTCGTCGGCGCCGAAGGCCGCCCGGTCGCGCTGCGCGTGGCGCGGGAGGCCCTTGCGCTGCAGGACGAGCTGGACGAGGAGAAGAGGACCGATCCGCAGAGCCGGCGAATTGCGGTGTGGGCGGAAGAGATCGAGTCCGGTCGCGACGTACGGACCAACTACGATTTGCGCGCGGACGAGCGGCTCCCGCTGAACGCGGAAGTGCGCTTCGTCGTGGACGGCGATCTCCGCGCGACGGAAGGGAACCTGACGCTGGAGAAGCCGTTCGAAGTCTCCTACCGCACTTTTGGGGCGATGCGCTTCTTCGGCCCCGAGCCCGGCGTCAACGAAACGGTTCCGCCGTGGGGGCGGATCACTCTTCGCGTCTCGAACGAGCCCGACCTCGCGTCCCTCCGCGCGCGGTTCCGGATCGATCCGCCCGTCGCGGTCGACTGGGACAAGGCCCAAACGCAGACGACGACGCCGGACAAGGGATCGACGCGGCGGGAGGCGATCGTCCAGTTGCCGGCGAATCTCGCCACGGGAACGAGCTACACGATCTCCATCGCGGCCGGCGTGCGCGATCAGGCGGGCCAGACGGCGCCGGCGTTCGTCTCCCGGTTCACGACGACCGACTACCCGGCGCTGGTCCAGTTGGACCGCGGAAAATGGCTCGTCGCGGCGGGACCCGACGGCGCCTTTCGCGTGCGCACGCTCAACATCCCGATGCTGCGGGCCAAGGTCTGGACGCTTGCGCCGAACGAACTGGGGATGGCCGCCGAGGAGTCCGCGACGGGGCGGTCCTGGCGGCCGGACCGCAAGCCGCGCGAGATCGTCGTCGCCACGCACTCTCGGAAGAATGTCTTCCGCTGGATCCCGATCGACGTGCGCCGCTTGCTGCCGCCGGGCCGCACCGACGGCTTCGTCCTGATGCGCTTCGACGTCGCCCCCTCGTTCCACGGCGCGACCGAGGCGCTCGTCCAGCTGAGTCATCTCGCCGTCCACGCCAAGCTCGGCGCCGCCTCGAGTCTCGTCTACGTGACCGACCTCGCGACCGGCGCGCCGGTCGCCGGCGCCGCGGTCGACGTCTACGAAGGCGGAACCCCGAGGCTCGCCGGCGTGACCGACGCGGCGGGCGTCGCGCTGCTCCCCGGCCTGGCGAGTCCGCGAACCGACATGGAGCACGGTTTCCGTGCGCGGCCGCTCGCCGTGGTCGCGCGCAAGGGCGGGCAGAGCGGCGCGACGGTCACCGGCATGGGCGACGACCTCCCGCAGGAGGTGTCCGACGACCGCGACGTCTTGATGGACCGAAAGGAGCCGCGGGGCTACGTCTTCACCGACCGAGGCGTCTATCGTCCGGGGGAAGAAGTCGACGTCGTCGGCGTCCTGCGCGTGCGCGACGCGCGCGGCCTGCGCACGCCGGCGGGAATCGCGGCGAAGATCGAGGTGCTTGATCCGCGAGGAGAGACGATCGCCTCGCGCGAGACGACGACGACGCGATTCGGCACGCTCAGCGCGCGCGTGCCCCTGAGCCGAGAGGCGCCCTTGGGGGGTTACGACGTCCGCGTCTCGTTCGAGGTCGATGGGCAGACGGTCACGGATGGGGGCGGCTTTGGCGTCGCCGAATACCGCGCGCCACAGTTTCGCGTCCTCGCGAGGGCGCGAAAGGCGAGCGTCCTCGCCCGGGAGTCGCTGGCGGCGGACTTCGACGCGCGCCAGCTCTTCGGCGCGCCGATGCCGGAAGCGCCCGTCTCATGGACCGTGCGCTGCGGGCCCGCGGAGTTCGTCCCGCCGGGACACGACGACTACGTCTTCGGGCCGAACACGGGTTACTGGGACGACGACGGCGCGTCGGGAAGCTGCTTCCTCGAAGGCAAGGGGCGGACCGACGCCGCGGGGCGGTTCGCGCTCGAAGCCGCGACGGCGGAGGAGACGCACGGCCGAGCCTCCCGGCGCATCGTCGAGGCGGAGGTGGCCAACGCCGACCGGCAACGGGTCGCCGCGAGGACGTCGATCCTCGTCCATCCGGCGGCCGCCTACGCGGGGATCCGGGCGCCGGCGGGGTTCGCCGCCGCCGGGCGTCCGCTCGCGGTCGGGCTGATCGCGGTCTCGCCGGAGGGCGCGCCGCTCTCCGGCTTGCCGATCACGCTGACCGCGTCGTTGCGGACGTCGGACGCCGTCCGCACGCGCCGCCAGGACGGCGGGTGGACGACGACGTACAAAACGCGCGAGACGGAAGTCGGCCGATGCGCGACGACGTCGACGCCGGACGAGCGGACGTGCGAATTCACGTTCGCCGCCGCGGGGGTCTACGTCCTTCGCGCGACGGTGGCCGACGCGGCGGGCCGAACGCAGACGACGTCGATGTCGCTCAGCGCAACGGGGGCGCGCGCGTCGCGTCCGAACGCCGGCGACGAACGCGAGCTCGCGCTCCGCACCGAACGTCCCAACTACGCTCCCGGCGAGACGGCGCGGATCGTCGTCGAGAACCCTTGGCCGGAGGCCGACGGCCTCCTGACGATCGAGCGCGAGGGGATCATTGCGGAACGACCGATCCACCTCGTCGGCGCGGCGCCGGTCCTCGAAGTCCCCGTCACCGAAGCCATGGCGCCGAACGTCTTCGTCTCCGTCTTGTTGACGCCCGATCGGCGGCGCGCCGCAGGCCGCGACGAAGACGTCGCCGGTCCCCTTGTCCGCGCGGGATCGGTCCCGCTGGACATCGACTTGAAGATCAAGCGGCTGGCGGTCGTCGTGAAGTCGGACGCCCCGGAGAAGAAGCCGCGCCAGAAGACGACGCTCGAGCTGCAAGTGAACGATTGGCGCGGCGTCGGCGTGCCGGCGGAGCTCGAAGTCTGGGCGGTCGACGAGGGGGTGCTGAACCTCACCGACCACCGCCCCCAGGATCCCGTCGAGATCTTCAACTTGAGCGCCGGCCTGCGGGTCCGGACGCTTTCGTCGCTGCGGGCGCTGAATCTCCGGCGGCGGGACGGCGACGACGACGAGTCGCCGAGCCTCACGCTGCGACCGCGCCGTCCCACCATCAGCAGGACCGCGACCGCGACCGCGATGGCGATGCCGCTCGTCGTGTCGGGCGAGGGCGACCCGTCGGTTCCGGAGACGTCGCCCGCGGCGGACGTGCGGCGTCTGTTCAAGACAACGCCCCTGTTCGCGCCGCACGTGACGACCGACGAGCGCGGGCGC is drawn from bacterium and contains these coding sequences:
- a CDS encoding alpha-2-macroglobulin, which translates into the protein MPAGLKALDGSVLRAPYRFTFNTARPEITDISPSTGFPWLAPDQTFRVSANQPLRDLARHARLLVGAEGRPVALRVAREALALQDELDEEKRTDPQSRRIAVWAEEIESGRDVRTNYDLRADERLPLNAEVRFVVDGDLRATEGNLTLEKPFEVSYRTFGAMRFFGPEPGVNETVPPWGRITLRVSNEPDLASLRARFRIDPPVAVDWDKAQTQTTTPDKGSTRREAIVQLPANLATGTSYTISIAAGVRDQAGQTAPAFVSRFTTTDYPALVQLDRGKWLVAAGPDGAFRVRTLNIPMLRAKVWTLAPNELGMAAEESATGRSWRPDRKPREIVVATHSRKNVFRWIPIDVRRLLPPGRTDGFVLMRFDVAPSFHGATEALVQLSHLAVHAKLGAASSLVYVTDLATGAPVAGAAVDVYEGGTPRLAGVTDAAGVALLPGLASPRTDMEHGFRARPLAVVARKGGQSGATVTGMGDDLPQEVSDDRDVLMDRKEPRGYVFTDRGVYRPGEEVDVVGVLRVRDARGLRTPAGIAAKIEVLDPRGETIASRETTTTRFGTLSARVPLSREAPLGGYDVRVSFEVDGQTVTDGGGFGVAEYRAPQFRVLARARKASVLARESLAADFDARQLFGAPMPEAPVSWTVRCGPAEFVPPGHDDYVFGPNTGYWDDDGASGSCFLEGKGRTDAAGRFALEAATAEETHGRASRRIVEAEVANADRQRVAARTSILVHPAAAYAGIRAPAGFAAAGRPLAVGLIAVSPEGAPLSGLPITLTASLRTSDAVRTRRQDGGWTTTYKTRETEVGRCATTSTPDERTCEFTFAAAGVYVLRATVADAAGRTQTTSMSLSATGARASRPNAGDERELALRTERPNYAPGETARIVVENPWPEADGLLTIEREGIIAERPIHLVGAAPVLEVPVTEAMAPNVFVSVLLTPDRRRAAGRDEDVAGPLVRAGSVPLDIDLKIKRLAVVVKSDAPEKKPRQKTTLELQVNDWRGVGVPAELEVWAVDEGVLNLTDHRPQDPVEIFNLSAGLRVRTLSSLRALNLRRRDGDDDESPSLTLRPRRPTISRTATATAMAMPLVVSGEGDPSVPETSPAADVRRLFKTTPLFAPHVTTDERGRATVSFDLPDNVTTYRVFAVAVDETDRAGLGETKVVVSKPLLAMPALPRFARVGDEFEAGVVVHAPKAAARAVAVRAEAEGLTLVGAATRTVELPEGRPREVRFKFAAEKPGTATLRFFVEGGGEKDAVEQKLPVDVAAALETVAAYGDTGGRRAEALAAPRDARPDAGGLTVTLASSAIGGYAEAMRQLVEYPFGCVEQLSSRLIPFVALGDLQRAFGVAPTTDREALARAEELDALYARIFGQPSPASAGDAPDAVARRAIERISALQTYAGGFRYWPSSTCPSYDGSSYAFLALARAKKAGYAVRDDVLENARSFLAKSVAAGRPKRCRGKETAVSLGERVFAVWALHRGGRPAPATYGALYAQRAELPLYAKAMLADAMIGGGGDAARGKGLLGEVLGAARETAGEVHFEESAEDSAWSFWSSPTRTTAIALMIMADVEPDHPYVGKAARWLAAARDRKGQYRTTQESAFALMALTELLRTKEKAVPDFAADVSLGGASLAREAFRGRSLDARRIERPIGEVLSLPAETPLVFSKRGAGVLYYSASLRYAPTKIDLAPLDRGIIVQRSIEAWDGAAETAFKAGDLLRLRLRIETPAERRFVVVSAPIPAGLEVVDPSFATTAKPDDDDGYGDDGLLRWPLWWVWSHKELRDDRVLAFADELPAGMHTLTVALRATTAGTFLLPPARAEEMYAPEVFGRSEGGVFTVAPPAD